A window of the Blattabacterium cuenoti genome harbors these coding sequences:
- a CDS encoding Sec-independent protein translocase subunit TatA/TatB encodes MINILFISIEESFLIIFVAILIFGPKKIPGIARGLGEGIRFLKKAKKKIKDEIEW; translated from the coding sequence ATGATAAATATTTTATTTATTAGTATTGAAGAAAGTTTTTTAATCATTTTTGTTGCAATTCTTATATTTGGACCAAAAAAAATTCCAGGTATAGCTAGAGGATTAGGTGAAGGAATAAGATTTTTAAAAAAAGCTAAAAAAAAAATTAAAGATGAAATAGAATGGTAG
- a CDS encoding SurA N-terminal domain-containing protein, translated as MSFLNKIRKNTWLIFFIIGISLIFFILDPNFITKFFKNDSELIGKVNGDNIYKKDYENCIIFLKKFRGYSENNAWKILVNEKLLNQQAKKIGIDSTEKDFWKTMETQSIYSNIDDFQNENGKLDLEKFKFYINSLYKYPNNIFEKIEKEKNIWTYEENRIKNKIFAKKYIEMLMYGLNISEKEVKINCNNKKSFSIIDYIYIPYSEIKKKYNVSVSKNDIHNYINKNLFLFKKENLRDLNFIILRSTPSSEDDQKMNSNMNLLFNRLKYINKYSDFFSNTSEKPFDYKFYTKDNLPSILKYFLEKKNKIGSMFGPLKIGNLYIVAKLTGKKIIFDYVLISHILISHNKAIHSLNKRKKEDAIKISKDIYSKLLKNPKKFNFFLKKSDDLSNKKKGNLGWIKYNGNDFIGNFDIFSNKNKTGTIGLINTEFGYHIVKIDSKKNIKNAYQFGVIIKTLNPSIKTKNDIYKKMVSFYMKNKNYNLDKLIRNAKKNNFETLLIKDVKDNKWFDIEGFNYELNKKIINWTFEKKRKKGDTKIFKNINKDYILVYLSNIKKNEINSYKMNKLITFLMKNKIYNILYKKFHNKNMKKISSYFLKKVNKSRKVNFYDSFLDNKNEPKVIGSAFSLKLDKISNPILGRKGIFFIKVKKRFIDNNKLYCSNLESEINNSNSDLRKNILEKLENVLLEKSNIECYK; from the coding sequence ATGAGTTTTTTGAATAAAATAAGAAAAAATACATGGTTAATATTTTTTATTATAGGAATTTCATTAATATTTTTCATATTAGATCCAAATTTTATTACAAAATTTTTTAAAAATGATTCTGAATTGATTGGAAAAGTTAATGGAGATAATATTTATAAAAAAGATTATGAAAATTGTATTATATTTCTAAAAAAATTTAGGGGATATTCGGAAAATAATGCTTGGAAAATATTAGTTAACGAAAAATTATTGAATCAACAAGCTAAAAAAATAGGGATTGATAGTACAGAAAAAGATTTTTGGAAAACAATGGAAACACAGTCTATATACAGTAATATAGATGATTTTCAAAATGAAAATGGAAAATTAGACTTAGAAAAATTTAAATTTTATATAAATAGTTTATATAAATATCCTAATAATATATTTGAAAAAATAGAAAAAGAAAAAAATATTTGGACTTATGAAGAAAATAGAATAAAAAATAAAATTTTTGCTAAAAAATATATAGAAATGTTAATGTATGGATTAAATATATCTGAAAAAGAAGTAAAAATAAATTGTAATAATAAAAAATCTTTTTCCATTATTGATTATATTTATATTCCATATTCAGAAATAAAAAAAAAATATAATGTAAGTGTATCAAAAAATGATATTCATAATTATATTAACAAAAATTTATTTTTATTTAAAAAAGAAAATTTAAGAGATTTAAATTTTATTATATTACGTTCTACTCCTTCATCAGAAGATGATCAAAAAATGAATAGCAATATGAATCTATTATTCAATAGATTGAAATATATTAACAAATATTCTGATTTTTTTTCTAATACATCTGAAAAACCTTTTGATTATAAATTTTATACTAAAGATAATCTTCCATCAATTTTAAAATATTTTTTAGAAAAAAAAAATAAAATTGGATCAATGTTTGGTCCACTAAAAATAGGAAATCTTTATATAGTTGCAAAATTAACCGGTAAGAAAATAATTTTCGATTATGTCTTGATTAGTCATATTCTTATTTCTCATAACAAAGCAATTCATTCTTTAAACAAAAGGAAAAAAGAAGATGCTATAAAAATTTCTAAAGATATATATAGTAAATTATTAAAAAATCCTAAAAAATTTAATTTTTTTTTAAAAAAATCAGATGATTTAAGTAATAAAAAAAAAGGTAATTTAGGGTGGATTAAATATAATGGAAATGATTTTATAGGAAACTTTGATATTTTTTCTAACAAAAATAAAACTGGAACTATAGGATTAATTAATACTGAATTTGGTTATCATATTGTAAAAATAGATAGTAAAAAAAATATTAAGAACGCATATCAATTTGGTGTAATAATAAAAACTTTAAATCCATCAATAAAAACAAAAAATGATATTTATAAAAAAATGGTTTCATTTTACATGAAAAATAAAAATTATAATTTGGATAAGTTAATAAGAAATGCAAAAAAAAATAATTTTGAAACTTTACTTATAAAAGATGTTAAAGATAATAAATGGTTTGATATAGAAGGATTTAATTATGAATTAAATAAAAAAATTATTAATTGGACTTTTGAAAAAAAAAGAAAAAAAGGAGATACAAAAATATTTAAAAATATAAATAAAGATTATATTTTAGTTTATTTATCAAATATTAAAAAAAATGAAATTAATAGTTATAAAATGAATAAATTAATCACATTTTTAATGAAAAATAAAATTTATAATATTTTATATAAAAAATTTCATAACAAAAATATGAAAAAAATATCAAGTTATTTTTTAAAAAAAGTAAATAAATCACGTAAAGTAAATTTTTATGATTCTTTTTTAGATAATAAAAATGAACCTAAAGTAATTGGATCTGCTTTTTCTTTAAAATTAGATAAAATATCTAATCCAATATTAGGAAGAAAAGGTATTTTTTTTATAAAAGTTAAAAAAAGATTTATTGACAATAATAAATTATATTGTTCTAATCTTGAATCAGAAATTAATAATTCAAATAGTGACTTAAGAAAAAATATATTAGAAAAATTAGAAAACGTTTTATTAGAAAAATCTAATATAGAATGTTATAAATAA
- a CDS encoding hemolysin family protein, whose product MVFHISVVFITILISAFFSGMEMALISCNLFQIELEEKNNSFRYKILSKSIRDYKKFITTMLIGNTISLVIYSIYMGKIFFIILPKYLLNNSIWIFLLETIFSTIIILIIGEFIPKIIFSIYSNELLKLFIIPIYIICTIFSPITNFVICISNLFLKIFGEEENCKKKIFDKDDLIHFLSKNVKKNFNKKIFVESKIDIFHKALNFSEKKARECMVPRKEIISCNIIESYIDDVRNMFTKSGLSKIIIYKNNIDNIIGYIHYMEFLKKPKLIDKSIIRSVELVYVNTFVREIMDILIRKKISIAIVLDEYGGTAGMITIEDILEEFLGDIKDEHDELYLLEKKINNNEFLFSARLEIDFINSKYNLGIPKSEKYETLGGWIVTNTCNIPSSGERIILNEHFYLEIKKVSRNKIEEIFLEKKL is encoded by the coding sequence ATGGTTTTTCATATCAGTGTAGTTTTTATTACTATACTTATTTCTGCTTTTTTTTCTGGAATGGAAATGGCATTAATTTCTTGTAATTTATTTCAAATAGAATTAGAAGAAAAAAATAATTCTTTTCGTTATAAAATTCTTTCTAAAAGTATTAGAGATTATAAAAAATTTATTACAACAATGTTGATTGGAAATACAATATCATTAGTAATATATAGTATTTATATGGGGAAGATTTTTTTTATTATTTTACCTAAATATTTATTGAATAATTCTATATGGATTTTTTTACTAGAAACAATATTTTCAACTATTATTATTTTAATAATTGGAGAGTTTATTCCCAAAATAATATTTAGTATATATTCAAATGAATTATTAAAATTATTTATTATTCCAATATATATTATATGTACAATTTTTTCTCCTATTACAAATTTTGTTATATGTATTTCTAATTTATTTTTAAAAATTTTTGGAGAAGAAGAAAATTGTAAAAAAAAAATTTTTGATAAAGATGATTTAATACATTTTTTATCTAAAAATGTAAAAAAAAATTTTAATAAAAAAATTTTTGTAGAATCTAAAATTGATATTTTTCATAAAGCTTTAAATTTTTCTGAAAAAAAAGCTAGAGAATGTATGGTCCCTAGAAAAGAGATTATATCATGTAATATTATAGAATCATATATAGATGATGTAAGAAATATGTTTACAAAAAGTGGATTATCTAAAATTATTATTTATAAAAATAATATAGATAATATTATAGGATATATTCATTACATGGAATTTTTAAAAAAACCTAAATTAATAGATAAATCTATTATTAGATCTGTAGAATTAGTATATGTAAATACTTTTGTTAGAGAAATAATGGATATTTTAATAAGAAAAAAAATAAGTATAGCTATAGTATTAGATGAATATGGAGGAACAGCTGGAATGATTACTATAGAAGATATTTTAGAAGAATTTTTAGGAGATATTAAAGATGAGCATGATGAACTTTATTTATTAGAAAAAAAAATAAATAACAATGAATTTTTATTTTCTGCTAGATTAGAGATAGATTTTATAAATTCTAAATATAATTTAGGAATTCCAAAATCAGAAAAATATGAAACTTTAGGCGGATGGATTGTCACTAATACATGTAATATCCCAAGCAGTGGAGAAAGAATTATTCTTAACGAACATTTTTATCTTGAAATAAAAAAAGTATCTAGAAATAAAATAGAAGAAATTTTTTTAGAAAAAAAATTATGA
- a CDS encoding BamA/OMP85 family outer membrane protein: MKKNFFLYYIFCVLISLNYSHSKNYKNTVNNQDNHDMIINNIYIIGNTKYDKNFILNISKINVGESIDYYEIKINNVVNRLWKSNLFKNISVYKKVKYKNVIDLFIKLEDLMEIHEICIEEEEYGNIIIDKQLSSFIKDKYGDIISEFNIQDIKNEIKNFYKKKGFNEVKIDSKINNEKGKFILHFLINKGKKIEIEEFIFEGNNIINDKDLFSLLKNDKLFLISTIIEKPIRLFIRDSIDKNLEKIKKKYQSLGFRFAKVFLDYVWKKKSGNYGIKIRIIEGKKYYLGDVKFIGNSYVKDKDLKKIFSYNKEDIYNVIKIQKNIVDPSYHSIFNHYLNLGHIFVSIVPIEEVIKENNKINLKIIIKEKLPVYIKNIKIVGNNITKDYVIKRVLKIHTGELFSIEKIKESMHNIEKLFLFEKIFFKIIIDSNDNNYIDIEWNVKEKNNNDFQISGGFNGYNIKKFYGNLKMIFNNLSIKNIPRYKSWDPIPQGDGDKLIIFSNLEKDFKSIGVSLVKPWIYINDSTSLKIENDFSIKKLFNNDNHPFDDNYLINKNDEFLLKKIKNSLELKKEISVYPNLKVVTSINREKIVTPKDTDRSIYGKKGIFNFKNLYYLFSINRNLTNKESFPFKGSIFNLEIMSSFPYNIIGNIYEKNKKELNSSNFSITKIIPKEKKTIVMNYFKFKLSGNWYKKIYRNLVMNLGGEMGHIGLFNDNTDESFMKKIPPVHRFRMGGYEKKSENHIPLKGYSFSDNFSTYKMSKYGGTTYKKIFMEIRYLINKSYNNRIKSWFTTFIEGGNIGNSYKSLISKKINKTIGFGFRFFCKPIGLFGLDLSYPIDYMENKNFLESTKWKSNFFITKNN; encoded by the coding sequence ATGAAAAAAAATTTCTTTTTGTATTACATTTTTTGCGTTTTAATATCATTGAATTATTCGCATTCTAAAAATTATAAAAATACAGTAAATAATCAAGATAATCATGATATGATTATAAACAACATTTATATAATAGGAAATACTAAATATGATAAAAATTTTATATTAAATATATCTAAAATTAATGTTGGAGAATCAATAGATTACTATGAAATAAAAATTAATAATGTTGTTAATAGATTATGGAAAAGTAATTTGTTTAAAAATATATCTGTTTACAAAAAAGTAAAATATAAAAATGTAATTGATTTATTTATAAAATTGGAAGATTTGATGGAAATACATGAAATATGTATAGAAGAAGAAGAATATGGTAATATTATAATAGATAAACAGTTATCATCATTTATAAAAGATAAATATGGAGATATAATTTCTGAATTTAATATTCAGGATATTAAAAATGAAATTAAAAATTTTTATAAAAAAAAAGGTTTTAATGAAGTAAAAATTGATAGTAAAATAAATAATGAAAAAGGAAAATTTATATTACATTTTCTTATTAATAAAGGAAAAAAAATAGAAATAGAAGAATTTATTTTTGAAGGAAATAATATTATTAATGATAAAGATTTATTTAGTTTATTAAAAAATGATAAATTATTTTTAATATCAACAATAATTGAAAAACCTATTCGATTATTCATTCGTGATAGTATTGATAAAAATTTAGAAAAAATAAAGAAAAAATATCAATCTTTAGGATTTAGATTTGCTAAAGTATTTTTGGATTATGTTTGGAAAAAAAAATCTGGTAATTATGGGATAAAAATAAGAATAATTGAAGGGAAAAAATATTATTTAGGAGATGTTAAATTTATAGGAAATTCATATGTTAAAGATAAAGATTTGAAAAAAATATTTTCTTATAATAAAGAAGATATTTATAATGTAATTAAAATACAAAAAAATATAGTAGATCCATCTTATCATAGTATATTTAATCATTACCTAAATTTAGGTCATATTTTTGTGTCTATTGTTCCTATAGAAGAAGTTATAAAAGAAAATAATAAAATAAATTTAAAAATAATAATAAAAGAAAAATTACCTGTTTACATAAAAAATATAAAAATTGTTGGGAATAATATAACTAAAGATTATGTAATTAAAAGAGTATTAAAAATCCATACAGGAGAATTATTTTCTATAGAAAAAATTAAAGAAAGTATGCATAATATAGAAAAATTATTTCTTTTTGAAAAAATATTTTTTAAAATAATTATAGATTCAAATGATAATAATTATATAGATATAGAATGGAATGTAAAAGAAAAAAATAATAACGATTTTCAGATTAGCGGAGGATTTAATGGATATAATATTAAAAAATTTTATGGTAATTTAAAAATGATTTTTAATAATTTGTCTATTAAAAATATTCCAAGATATAAATCTTGGGATCCTATTCCTCAAGGTGATGGTGATAAATTAATAATTTTTAGTAATCTTGAAAAAGATTTTAAATCTATTGGTGTTTCACTTGTAAAACCTTGGATATATATAAATGATTCAACATCATTAAAGATTGAAAATGATTTTTCTATAAAAAAATTATTTAATAATGATAATCATCCATTTGATGATAATTATTTAATTAATAAAAATGATGAATTTTTATTAAAAAAAATTAAAAATTCATTAGAATTAAAAAAAGAAATTTCTGTTTATCCTAATTTAAAAGTAGTAACTTCTATAAATAGAGAAAAAATTGTTACACCTAAAGATACTGATCGTTCTATATATGGTAAAAAAGGAATTTTTAATTTTAAGAATTTATATTATTTATTTTCTATCAATAGAAATTTAACAAATAAAGAATCCTTTCCATTTAAAGGATCTATTTTTAATTTAGAGATTATGTCTAGCTTTCCGTATAATATTATAGGAAATATTTATGAAAAAAATAAAAAAGAATTGAATTCAAGTAATTTTTCAATTACAAAAATTATTCCTAAAGAAAAAAAAACTATAGTTATGAACTATTTTAAATTTAAATTATCAGGAAATTGGTATAAAAAAATTTATAGAAACTTGGTTATGAATTTAGGAGGAGAAATGGGGCACATAGGTTTATTTAATGATAATACAGATGAATCTTTTATGAAAAAAATACCTCCAGTACATAGGTTTCGTATGGGAGGATATGAAAAAAAATCAGAAAATCATATTCCATTAAAAGGATATTCATTTTCAGATAATTTTTCTACATATAAAATGTCAAAATATGGTGGAACTACTTATAAAAAAATTTTTATGGAAATAAGATATCTAATTAATAAATCATATAATAACAGAATTAAGTCTTGGTTTACTACTTTTATAGAAGGTGGAAATATTGGTAATTCTTATAAATCTTTAATTTCTAAAAAAATAAATAAAACTATAGGATTTGGATTTCGTTTTTTTTGTAAACCAATAGGATTATTTGGATTAGATTTATCTTATCCTATAGATTATATGGAAAATAAAAATTTTTTAGAATCAACTAAGTGGAAAAGTAATTTTTTTATAACAAAAAATAATTAA
- the uppS gene encoding polyprenyl diphosphate synthase: MNNLLKKIDYNNIPNHVAIIMDGNGRWAKKRGKLRSFGYEKSIQSIIDSLNACQELGISYITLYVFSYENWNRPKQEIDNLMDLFYKNFDNSLEEVNKKKLKILVIGDIHKLSRLIQKKLIYFMDKTKHNKSGTLILAISYGAREEILRATKNIAEKIIKGKGKYSIKDINYSFFQNHLYTKNIPDVDLIIRTSGELRISNFLLWQSAYAEFYFTDILWPDFRKKDFFEAIINFQKRKRRFGKI, encoded by the coding sequence ATGAATAATTTGTTAAAAAAAATAGATTATAATAATATACCTAATCATGTTGCCATTATTATGGATGGAAATGGACGTTGGGCAAAAAAAAGAGGAAAATTAAGATCTTTTGGATATGAAAAATCGATTCAATCTATAATAGATTCTTTAAATGCATGTCAAGAATTGGGTATATCTTATATTACTTTGTATGTATTTTCTTATGAAAATTGGAATAGACCGAAACAAGAAATAGATAATCTAATGGATTTATTTTATAAAAATTTTGATAATTCTTTAGAAGAAGTTAATAAAAAGAAATTAAAAATTCTTGTTATAGGAGATATTCATAAATTATCTAGATTAATACAAAAGAAGCTTATCTATTTTATGGATAAAACTAAACATAATAAATCTGGAACTTTAATATTAGCTATAAGTTATGGTGCTAGAGAAGAAATTTTAAGAGCAACCAAAAACATTGCTGAAAAAATTATTAAAGGAAAGGGAAAGTATTCTATAAAAGATATTAATTATTCTTTTTTTCAAAATCATTTATATACTAAAAATATTCCTGATGTAGATCTTATTATAAGAACTAGTGGAGAATTAAGAATTAGTAATTTTTTATTATGGCAATCTGCTTATGCAGAATTTTATTTTACTGATATATTATGGCCTGATTTTAGAAAAAAAGATTTTTTTGAAGCTATAATTAATTTTCAAAAAAGGAAACGTCGTTTCGGTAAAATATAA
- a CDS encoding NAD kinase, with amino-acid sequence MKIALYGQKIEYKNIIYINQFLIYVFNHSIDIYVEKSFFKKLLYFKEFHKIKLYVFSKYEELKNCDIMFTFGGDGTILSAITLIQDLGIPIVGVNTGNLGFLATFSKDVFIKNMDNIFSKKLYLMPRSLLQLETSINNTNLFFNFALNEIVIFRNETVSMITIDVFIDNEFLTSYWSDGLIISTPTGSTGYSLSCGGPIISPENKNFVLTPISPHNLFSRPLVISDCKKIHLKVHSRVKYYSLSMDTRLISLIKENELYIKKAPFYIYIYQEGKNTYYKTLREKLLWGADKRN; translated from the coding sequence ATGAAAATAGCACTATATGGACAAAAAATAGAATACAAAAATATAATATATATAAATCAATTTTTGATATATGTTTTTAATCATTCTATAGATATTTATGTAGAAAAATCTTTTTTCAAAAAATTACTTTATTTTAAAGAATTTCATAAAATAAAATTATATGTATTTTCCAAATATGAAGAATTAAAAAATTGCGATATTATGTTCACTTTTGGAGGAGATGGGACTATTTTATCTGCTATTACACTTATACAAGATTTAGGAATACCTATAGTTGGAGTTAATACTGGTAATTTAGGATTTTTAGCAACTTTTAGTAAAGATGTTTTTATTAAAAATATGGATAATATTTTTAGTAAAAAATTGTATCTAATGCCTAGAAGTTTATTACAGTTAGAAACTTCTATAAATAATACAAATTTATTTTTCAATTTTGCATTAAATGAAATAGTTATATTTCGTAATGAAACAGTTTCTATGATTACTATTGATGTATTCATTGATAATGAATTTTTAACATCTTATTGGTCTGATGGATTAATAATATCTACACCTACTGGTTCTACCGGTTATTCTTTGAGTTGTGGAGGGCCTATTATTAGTCCAGAAAATAAAAATTTTGTTCTTACTCCTATATCTCCACATAATTTATTTTCTCGTCCTTTAGTTATATCTGATTGTAAAAAAATTCATTTAAAAGTACATAGTAGAGTAAAATATTATTCTTTATCTATGGATACAAGATTAATATCATTAATAAAAGAAAATGAATTATATATTAAAAAAGCACCTTTTTACATATATATATATCAAGAAGGAAAAAATACTTATTATAAAACTCTTAGAGAAAAACTTTTATGGGGTGCAGATAAAAGAAATTGA
- a CDS encoding GHMP family kinase ATP-binding protein, with protein MFKKKPLYDRDLIAKNSNKEIKKYCRFMMSKKLLYKKLNLSKLIKDLNNGIFFNSNIPQKYGLGSSGALISSIYNKYSENNKLLVKKKNLIHLKKIFSIMESFFHGKSSGIDPLVCYIKKPILVKSINKLSIINNKNILLNFKKFKIFIIDSEITSGTKLMYKFFFNKLKEKKFKKIMKEEFTMYNKTCIKYFLKGEEDKLMENIKKISNWTFYNLTPMITKNIKNIWKNGIKNNNYYLKLCGSGGGGFYIGFTKNYDLIKNLKKINKIIL; from the coding sequence ATGTTTAAAAAAAAACCATTATATGATAGAGATTTAATTGCAAAAAATTCTAATAAAGAAATAAAAAAATATTGCAGATTTATGATGAGTAAAAAACTTTTATACAAAAAACTAAATTTATCAAAACTTATTAAAGATTTAAACAATGGAATTTTTTTTAATTCAAATATTCCTCAAAAATATGGATTAGGAAGTTCTGGTGCTTTAATTTCCTCCATTTATAATAAATATTCAGAAAATAATAAATTATTAGTTAAAAAAAAAAATCTTATTCATTTAAAAAAAATATTTAGCATTATGGAGTCTTTTTTTCATGGAAAAAGTTCAGGTATAGATCCATTAGTTTGTTATATAAAAAAACCAATACTTGTAAAAAGTATAAATAAATTATCAATTATAAATAATAAAAATATACTTCTTAATTTTAAGAAATTTAAAATATTTATAATAGACTCAGAAATTACTAGTGGAACTAAATTAATGTATAAATTTTTTTTTAATAAATTGAAAGAAAAAAAATTTAAAAAAATTATGAAAGAAGAATTTACAATGTATAATAAAACGTGTATAAAATATTTTTTAAAAGGAGAAGAAGATAAATTAATGGAAAATATTAAAAAAATATCTAATTGGACATTTTATAATTTGACACCAATGATTACAAAAAATATTAAAAATATTTGGAAAAATGGAATAAAAAATAATAATTATTATTTAAAATTATGTGGATCTGGAGGTGGTGGTTTTTATATAGGATTTACTAAAAATTATGATTTAATAAAAAATCTAAAAAAAATAAATAAAATTATTTTATAA
- a CDS encoding pseudouridine synthase, producing MFNKKKIRLNHYLSYAGIASRRKSDKLIQSGIVEVNNKPIYQLGYTINIDHDVVKFNGEKIVIKNRIYILLNKPKGFITTTKDKFYRKTIMDLIPNYYYKYKLFPVGRLDLSTTGILLITNDGILSQMLTHPKYHVQKIYKVILNKTIKIQDLNIIEKGNLYLKEGRVRINFIKRLKRNEIKIGLCIGWNRIIKRIFNKLNYKVVRLDRIAFGNLYKKNISVGDFRFLQKNEIMKIWKNNEKNKYY from the coding sequence ATGTTTAATAAAAAAAAAATTAGATTAAATCATTATTTATCTTATGCTGGAATAGCTTCAAGAAGAAAATCTGATAAATTAATTCAATCAGGAATAGTTGAAGTTAATAACAAACCAATATATCAATTAGGATATACTATTAATATAGATCATGATGTAGTAAAATTTAATGGGGAAAAAATTGTTATAAAAAATAGAATATATATATTACTAAATAAACCAAAAGGATTTATTACAACAACAAAAGATAAATTTTATAGAAAAACAATAATGGATTTGATTCCAAATTATTATTACAAATACAAATTATTCCCAGTGGGAAGATTAGATTTATCTACAACAGGAATTTTGCTTATTACAAATGATGGTATTTTATCTCAGATGTTAACTCATCCAAAATATCATGTACAAAAAATTTATAAAGTTATTTTAAATAAAACAATTAAAATTCAAGATTTAAATATAATTGAAAAAGGTAATTTATATTTAAAAGAAGGAAGAGTAAGAATAAATTTTATAAAAAGATTAAAAAGAAATGAAATTAAAATAGGATTATGTATAGGATGGAACAGAATTATTAAAAGAATTTTTAATAAATTAAATTATAAAGTAGTTAGATTAGATAGAATTGCTTTTGGTAATCTTTATAAAAAAAATATTAGTGTAGGAGATTTTCGTTTTTTACAAAAAAATGAAATAATGAAAATATGGAAAAATAATGAAAAAAATAAATATTATTAA
- a CDS encoding type II 3-dehydroquinate dehydratase: MKKINIINGPNLNLLGIREIDLYGKINFNDYLNELRKKNLFKKINIDYYQNNCEGKIIDFLHKIGFESDGIILNAGAYTHTSIGISDAIKSISTPVIEVHISNIHSRESFRKKSYITSVCKGTIFGFGLKSYELGIISFCL, encoded by the coding sequence ATGAAAAAAATAAATATTATTAATGGTCCTAATTTAAACTTATTAGGAATAAGAGAAATAGATTTATATGGTAAAATTAATTTTAATGATTATCTTAATGAATTAAGAAAAAAAAATTTATTTAAAAAAATAAATATTGATTATTATCAAAATAATTGTGAAGGTAAAATTATAGATTTTTTACATAAAATAGGATTTGAATCAGATGGAATTATTTTAAATGCTGGTGCATACACTCATACTTCTATAGGAATTTCTGATGCAATTAAATCAATATCAACTCCTGTAATAGAAGTTCATATTTCTAATATTCATTCTAGAGAAAGTTTTAGAAAAAAATCATATATTACTTCTGTATGTAAAGGTACTATTTTTGGATTTGGATTAAAATCTTATGAATTAGGTATTATTAGTTTTTGTTTATAA
- a CDS encoding alpha/beta fold hydrolase, with product MIEKKNHIIKGNGHPLVLLHGLMGGLSNFESLINFFPKKGFKVIMPLLPIYNMPLFSTNVFSLSKYVINFLTDIGIKKATFIGNSLGGHIALIIAKYRLNLVHSIVLTGSSGLFEKSFGESFPKRENYEYIKKKSQEVFYNPKIATKKLVDDIYSIVNDKRKSIKILYIARSAIKCNMSKFLCRINKPICIIWGKQDNITPPHVAKLFHKLLPKSDIYWIDRCGHVPMMEHPKKFIYILEKWLSKLILIK from the coding sequence ATGATAGAAAAAAAAAATCATATAATAAAAGGTAATGGTCATCCTTTAGTATTATTACATGGATTAATGGGGGGATTAAGTAACTTTGAATCACTTATAAATTTTTTTCCAAAAAAAGGGTTTAAAGTTATTATGCCTTTATTACCTATTTATAATATGCCTTTATTTTCAACAAATGTATTTTCTTTATCAAAATATGTAATAAATTTTTTAACAGATATTGGAATTAAAAAAGCTACTTTTATAGGAAATTCTTTAGGAGGTCATATAGCTTTAATTATAGCAAAATATAGATTAAATTTAGTTCATTCTATTGTGTTAACTGGAAGTTCAGGTTTATTCGAAAAATCTTTCGGAGAATCTTTTCCAAAAAGAGAAAACTATGAATATATTAAAAAAAAATCTCAAGAAGTTTTTTATAATCCTAAAATAGCTACTAAAAAATTGGTTGATGATATATACAGTATTGTAAATGATAAAAGAAAAAGTATTAAAATATTATATATAGCAAGAAGTGCAATAAAATGTAATATGTCTAAGTTTTTGTGTAGAATTAATAAACCTATTTGTATTATATGGGGAAAACAAGATAATATTACCCCTCCACATGTAGCAAAATTATTTCATAAATTACTTCCAAAATCAGATATATATTGGATAGATAGATGTGGACATGTTCCTATGATGGAACATCCAAAAAAATTTATATATATTTTAGAAAAATGGTTATCTAAACTTATTTTAATAAAATAA